A single Amphiprion ocellaris isolate individual 3 ecotype Okinawa chromosome 15, ASM2253959v1, whole genome shotgun sequence DNA region contains:
- the btd gene encoding biotinidase codes for MLSLVVVGVFLSVGHSDPAVDSSYVAAVYEHRVVLNPEPGVPLSRSEALQHLKRNLDIYEEQAARAAQQGAQILVFPEDGLQGFNFTRSSISSYLETIPDPQQESWNPCTEPGRHSNTEVLQRLSCMARRYSLYLVANMADLQPCPLQSAPSSSCPPDGRWQFNTNVAFSSDGLLVARYHKYNLYFEQAFDKPPQAEIITFDTPFAGKFGLIICFDILFRDPTVALVERGVRQLIFPTAWMNQLPLLDAIQFQRAFSLGANVTVLAANIRRDRLIMSGSGIYTPFSATYHHAKKGEPEEGRLLVARVPVLDPLWVGQGIATESTSSSSSSSSSSSSSSSATDSGYCHQDSCTDLPPPSSVPPSYITFTSSMMYDPFKFVLLNKTEDKLQVCDGTFCCRLQYKFLTQGGSKELYALGAFAGTHIVNGRYALQVCAVVRCADLDTSSCGQEVEEAESKMEFVLEGTFETRYVYPSVLTSSLVLEQPQTLEKTADGRVTMKHWNMTGGLVTACLYGRMYHLDKE; via the exons ATGTTGTCGTTGGTTGTTGTCGGTGTTTTTCTATCCGTGGGTCACTCAGATCCCGCTGTGGACTCCTCCTATGTTGCTGCGGTCTACGAGCACCGCGTCGTCCTGAACCCGGAGCCTGGAGTCCCTCTGAGCCGCAGCGAAGCTCTGCAGCACCTGAAGAGGAACCTGGACATCTACGAGGAGCAGGCAGCCCGGGCAGCCCAGCAG ggGGCTCAGATCCTCGTGTTTCCAGAAGATGGTCTCCAGGGTTTCAACTTCACTCGCTCATCCATCTCCAGCTACCTGGAAACCATTCCTGACCCCCAGCAGGAGAGCTGGAACCCTTGCACAGAGCCGGGCAGACATAGCAACACAGAG GTTCTCCAGAGGTTGAGCTGTATGGCCCGTCGGTACAGCCTCTATCTGGTGGCAAACATGGCCGACCTGCAGCCCTGTCCCCTGCAGAGCGCTCcgtcctcctcctgtcccccagatGGACGCTGGCAGTTCAACACTAATGTGGCTTTCAG TTCGGATGGGCTGCTGGTGGCACGATATCATAAATACAACCTGTACTTCGAGCAGGCCTTCGacaaacccccacaggctgagATCATAACATTTGATACGCCTTTTGCGGGAAAGTTTGGCCTCATCATCTGCTTTGACATCCTGTTCCGTGATCCTACAGTAGCCCTGGTGGAGAGG GGTGTACGTCAGCTGATCTTCCCCACAGCCTGGATGAACCAGCTTCCCCTCCTGGACGCCATCCAGTTTCAGCGGGCGTTCAGTCTGGGTGCTAATGTCACCGTGCTGGCTGCAAACATCCGCAGGGACCGACTCATCATGTCAGGAAGCGGAATCTACACACCTTTTTCTGCCACCTACCACCACGCAAAGAAAGGAGAGCCAGAGGAGGGGAGGCTGCTGGTGGCAAGAGTGCCAGTGTTAGACCCACTGTGGGTGGGACAGGGTATAGCTACAGAGTccacctcatcatcatcatcatcatcatcatcatcatcatcatcatcatcggcTACAGATTCTGGTTACTGCCACCAAGACAGCTGCActgatcttcctcctccttcttcggTCCCTCCCTCCTACATCACCTTCACCTCATCCATGATGTACGACCCATTTAAATTTGTCCTCTTAAACAAGACAGAGGACAAACTTCAAGTGTGTGACGGCACTTTCTGCTGTCGCCTGCAGTACAAGTTTCTAACACAAGGCGGCAGTAAAGAGCTCTACGCTCTGGGTGCGTTTGCAGGAACTCACATTGTCAACGGACGCTACGCCCTGCAG GTGTGTGCAGTAGTCCGCTGCGCAGACCTGGACACCAGCTCCTGTGGACAAGAGGTGGAAGAAGCAGAGTCGAAAATGGAGTTTGTGTTAGAGGGGACGTTCGAGACCAGATATGTGTATCCATCAGTTTTGACGAGCAGTCTGGTCCTGGAGCAGCCACAGACTCTGGAGAAAACTGCAGATGGCAGAGTGACCATGAAGCACTGGAACATGACAGGTGGCCTAGTTACTGCCTGTCTGTATGGACGAATGTACCACCTGGACAAGGAATAG